Proteins encoded by one window of Leptospira stimsonii:
- a CDS encoding aldo/keto reductase, with protein sequence MLSSFTMETVKLNNSVEIPILGFGVFQITDLSECERCVSDALEIGYRLIDTAASYLNEEAVGNAIKKSGIARKDLFVTSKLWIQSDGYDGTKKAFERTLNRLQLDYLDLYLIHQPYGDIYGEWRAMEELYRQEKIRAIGVANFQPDRLMDLILHNQIIPAINQIETHPFNQQIENHKFLIENKIQIESWGPFAEGKNDLFKNEVLLSIAKRHGKSIAQVVLRWLIQRGIVAIPKSVKKERLEENFHVFDFELSPEDLVRISGLDKKVSSFFNHNDPAMVKWLGERKLDV encoded by the coding sequence ATGCTAAGTTCTTTCACAATGGAAACGGTCAAACTCAACAACAGCGTAGAAATTCCTATTTTAGGTTTTGGAGTATTTCAGATAACGGATCTCTCCGAGTGTGAACGGTGCGTTTCTGATGCTCTGGAAATAGGCTATCGTCTAATCGATACGGCGGCATCTTATTTGAACGAGGAAGCGGTAGGAAACGCGATTAAAAAAAGCGGCATCGCAAGAAAAGATTTATTCGTCACTTCTAAACTTTGGATTCAAAGCGACGGATATGATGGCACAAAAAAAGCGTTCGAACGAACTCTGAACCGTCTTCAATTGGATTATCTCGACCTCTATCTGATTCACCAACCCTATGGAGATATTTACGGAGAATGGAGGGCGATGGAAGAGTTATATCGGCAAGAAAAAATTCGTGCGATCGGCGTCGCCAATTTCCAGCCCGACCGTCTCATGGATCTGATTCTCCATAATCAAATAATTCCGGCGATCAATCAAATAGAAACCCATCCTTTCAACCAGCAGATTGAGAATCATAAGTTTCTAATAGAAAACAAAATCCAAATTGAATCTTGGGGACCTTTCGCGGAAGGAAAGAACGACCTTTTTAAAAACGAAGTTTTACTTTCAATTGCAAAAAGGCACGGGAAGTCGATTGCTCAAGTCGTCCTCCGTTGGTTGATTCAACGAGGTATCGTCGCAATCCCTAAATCTGTTAAAAAAGAACGTCTTGAGGAAAATTTTCACGTCTTTGATTTCGAATTAAGCCCCGAAGATTTGGTTCGTATTTCAGGATTAGATAAAAAAGTAAGCAGTTTTTTTAACCACAATGACCCGGCGATGGTTAAATGGCTCGGAGAGCGTAAACTTGATGTTTAA
- a CDS encoding alpha/beta hydrolase: protein MKRKLSNVSYITILIVILASELHSEDYKRNPFTLTYARAITKNEPGKVNISPVTYQLNGLDISANVYIPAYYDPKKKYPAIVVAHPNGGVKEQVAGLYAERLAESGYITITADAAYQGASGGKPRNVDKPSYRVEDIHGMADYIMRFPGVDNSRLALFGICGGGGYSLKAAQTDKRFKMVATLSMFNSGRVRRNGFADSQLNTVQKRLQQASEARAQEVAGGEVLYSGDANLTDEQIAKLPFEMYRQGYEYYWKTHAHPNSTFKYTTSSLLDLMSFDAVDQIELIDKPLLMIAGSNADSLYMTEDAYKKAIGTQDKELYKINGASHIETYWVPEYVDLTMKKLIVFFARMK from the coding sequence ATGAAACGTAAATTATCGAATGTTTCATATATTACGATCCTGATAGTGATTTTAGCAAGTGAACTTCATTCGGAAGACTACAAACGAAATCCATTTACCTTGACCTATGCAAGGGCGATCACGAAAAACGAACCAGGGAAAGTAAATATCAGCCCTGTCACTTATCAACTCAACGGCCTGGATATTTCGGCTAACGTTTACATCCCTGCATACTACGATCCGAAGAAAAAATATCCCGCAATCGTTGTGGCCCATCCGAACGGAGGAGTAAAAGAACAAGTTGCAGGATTATATGCGGAGCGTTTGGCGGAATCTGGCTATATCACTATCACCGCAGACGCCGCCTATCAAGGTGCGAGTGGAGGTAAGCCACGCAACGTGGATAAGCCATCCTATCGTGTCGAAGACATTCACGGTATGGCAGACTATATCATGCGTTTTCCGGGTGTCGATAACTCTCGCTTAGCACTTTTTGGGATCTGTGGTGGAGGTGGTTATTCTCTGAAAGCCGCGCAAACCGACAAAAGATTCAAAATGGTTGCAACTCTTAGTATGTTCAATTCCGGAAGAGTTCGTCGAAACGGTTTTGCGGATTCGCAGTTGAATACGGTTCAGAAGCGGTTGCAACAGGCTTCTGAAGCTCGAGCTCAGGAAGTTGCTGGCGGAGAAGTGCTTTATTCCGGCGATGCAAATCTTACGGATGAGCAAATCGCCAAATTGCCTTTTGAAATGTATCGTCAAGGATATGAATACTATTGGAAGACCCATGCACATCCGAATTCTACATTCAAATATACGACAAGTAGTCTGCTCGATCTGATGAGTTTTGACGCCGTCGATCAAATCGAATTGATCGATAAGCCTCTACTGATGATCGCGGGGAGCAATGCGGACAGCCTTTATATGACTGAGGATGCCTATAAAAAAGCCATCGGGACTCAAGATAAAGAACTTTATAAAATCAACGGAGCTTCCCATATCGAAACCTACTGGGTACCTGAATACGTTGACCTTACGATGAAAAAGCTGATCGTATTTTTCGCGAGAATGAAATGA
- a CDS encoding alpha/beta hydrolase codes for MKKLFIYQIIIMLFIGLVNNADSESETQKNIILQEQGSFAVGGTVFVEPGKFDPIKHGVFDPAGPQSVGQTRHGDHAYVFYQIPTGARKHPIVFWHGYGQSAKTWETTPDGREGFQNIFLCRGFPVYLMDQPGRGRAAKANRGTAITAAADEQLWFGIFRLGVWPNFYEGVSFSRKPEALNQFFRQAVPDAGPGFQSDLYVDATSALFDRIGNAILVTHSASGGLGWKLALKNKNIRAIVSYEPGGGFIFPEGENVEPIKLGARVLQPIFVPKAEFIKFTKIPIVLYYGDNIPDKPSENPGKEQWRVFLTMAKQWAEVVNRYGGDVTVVHLPSIGINGNTHFPFSDLNNVQIADLMSEFLNRKGLDWTDESD; via the coding sequence ATGAAAAAGTTATTTATATATCAAATAATTATAATGTTATTTATCGGTTTAGTAAATAACGCCGATTCAGAAAGTGAAACTCAAAAAAACATCATACTTCAAGAACAAGGTAGTTTTGCGGTTGGCGGAACTGTGTTTGTGGAGCCTGGAAAATTTGATCCAATCAAACACGGTGTTTTCGATCCGGCCGGTCCACAATCAGTAGGTCAAACCCGTCACGGAGATCATGCTTACGTTTTTTATCAAATTCCAACGGGAGCTCGTAAACATCCGATTGTCTTTTGGCATGGGTATGGACAGTCCGCAAAAACTTGGGAGACAACTCCGGACGGACGAGAAGGATTTCAGAATATATTTTTGTGTCGCGGTTTTCCGGTTTATTTGATGGATCAGCCGGGACGGGGAAGAGCCGCGAAGGCCAACAGAGGAACGGCGATTACTGCGGCCGCGGATGAACAACTTTGGTTCGGCATCTTTCGTCTTGGTGTTTGGCCAAATTTTTACGAGGGGGTATCTTTTTCACGAAAACCGGAAGCTCTCAATCAATTTTTCAGGCAGGCGGTTCCGGATGCTGGACCCGGTTTTCAATCGGATCTTTACGTGGACGCAACTTCTGCGTTGTTTGATCGGATCGGCAATGCGATCTTAGTGACCCATTCCGCCAGCGGTGGACTCGGCTGGAAGCTGGCTTTAAAAAATAAAAACATAAGGGCAATTGTCTCGTATGAGCCGGGCGGAGGGTTTATATTTCCGGAAGGCGAGAACGTCGAGCCGATTAAACTTGGTGCTCGAGTGCTCCAGCCCATTTTCGTCCCGAAAGCCGAATTCATAAAATTTACTAAAATCCCAATCGTTCTATACTACGGTGATAATATTCCGGATAAACCGAGTGAAAATCCGGGCAAGGAACAGTGGCGCGTTTTTTTAACGATGGCAAAACAATGGGCCGAGGTTGTGAACCGATACGGTGGAGATGTTACCGTTGTTCACTTGCCTAGTATTGGTATCAACGGAAACACTCATTTCCCATTTTCTGATTTGAATAACGTTCAAATCGCCGACTTAATGTCTGAATTTCTGAATCGAAAAGGTTTGGATTGGACAGACGAAAGCGACTAA
- a CDS encoding carboxymuconolactone decarboxylase family protein gives MYFLKTFNVNLLVVTLLIATPYQLILSQSRVEAGGSFDTKRESIVLISAFTTKGDQVELNRAIRNGLDAGLTINEIKEILIHVYAYAGFPRSLNGLSVFLHVLKDRKQSGINDVLGRDTSLIHENKNKIELGTEIQTKLIGSPAQSEIYTFAPVIDRFLKEHLFADIFSRDILDFQQREIATLSILASLGGVESQLRSHIKVAIKIGITENELQSILSIIESKVSWENGQKAKTILENNLKPNAQSQSLPEENKTLNQNFTGKVWIDMILGDNRTWNTQIGNVTFAPGARTKWHYHPGGQILLVTKGEGYYQEKGRPIRSLKAGDVIQCLPNVPHWHGATPKSELSHFAIGTNMQSGPVIWLNPVTEKEYNGYEESH, from the coding sequence ATGTACTTCTTAAAAACATTCAATGTAAATCTCCTCGTTGTAACCCTATTGATAGCAACGCCGTATCAACTTATTCTTTCACAAAGTCGAGTCGAAGCGGGAGGATCATTCGATACAAAACGAGAGAGTATAGTTCTTATATCGGCCTTCACGACAAAAGGCGATCAAGTCGAATTGAATCGCGCCATTAGAAATGGCTTAGACGCAGGATTGACGATTAACGAAATAAAGGAGATTCTAATACATGTCTATGCTTATGCCGGTTTTCCACGAAGCCTAAACGGACTTTCCGTATTTCTACATGTCTTGAAGGATCGCAAGCAAAGCGGGATCAATGACGTACTTGGTAGAGATACAAGTCTGATTCACGAGAATAAAAACAAAATTGAATTGGGAACCGAAATTCAAACGAAATTGATAGGCTCACCCGCTCAGAGCGAAATCTACACCTTCGCGCCGGTTATCGATCGATTTTTGAAAGAACATCTCTTTGCGGATATTTTTAGCAGAGACATATTAGATTTTCAGCAAAGGGAAATTGCAACTCTTTCCATTCTTGCAAGCCTTGGAGGTGTAGAATCCCAGCTTCGTTCCCATATAAAAGTCGCTATCAAAATAGGAATAACGGAGAACGAACTTCAAAGTATTCTTTCCATAATTGAATCGAAAGTAAGCTGGGAAAACGGACAAAAGGCGAAAACAATTTTGGAGAATAACCTAAAGCCCAATGCACAGTCCCAATCTTTACCCGAAGAGAACAAAACTTTAAACCAAAATTTTACCGGGAAGGTTTGGATAGATATGATTTTGGGTGATAATCGCACGTGGAACACCCAAATAGGGAATGTAACTTTCGCGCCGGGGGCCCGCACCAAATGGCATTATCATCCAGGCGGTCAAATCTTACTCGTAACGAAAGGTGAAGGATACTATCAGGAAAAAGGCCGACCGATTCGTTCGCTAAAAGCGGGCGATGTGATTCAATGTTTACCAAACGTTCCGCATTGGCATGGCGCAACGCCAAAGAGCGAACTCAGCCATTTTGCGATCGGAACCAATATGCAAAGTGGACCTGTAATCTGGTTAAATCCGGTAACCGAAAAAGAATACAACGGTTACGAAGAATCACATTAA
- a CDS encoding SRPBCC domain-containing protein yields the protein MKADQKEVKIELRGETEVVLTRYFAAPRKLVFDCFTKPELILRWLTGPEGWKLEICENDLKVGGKYLYVFSDSTGNKMGIYGKFLEVIVPEKFSNNENYATDMSTFNPDGPENPDATVESRTFTTQGEGTLLTHVFKYASAEIRELEAGAADGWIPLCLELDKLLLEIG from the coding sequence ATGAAAGCAGATCAAAAAGAAGTGAAGATTGAACTTCGAGGAGAAACGGAAGTAGTACTCACACGGTATTTCGCGGCACCTCGGAAACTGGTATTCGACTGTTTTACAAAGCCGGAACTGATACTTAGATGGCTCACCGGTCCCGAAGGCTGGAAGCTCGAAATTTGCGAGAATGATCTAAAGGTAGGCGGCAAATACTTGTACGTCTTTTCCGACTCAACGGGAAACAAAATGGGCATCTATGGAAAATTCCTTGAGGTGATAGTTCCCGAAAAGTTCTCGAATAACGAGAATTATGCGACAGACATGTCTACGTTTAATCCTGATGGTCCGGAAAATCCGGATGCGACCGTCGAATCGCGCACATTCACGACGCAAGGTGAAGGAACACTCTTAACTCACGTATTCAAATATGCTTCGGCCGAAATACGCGAACTCGAGGCTGGCGCGGCTGACGGCTGGATTCCGCTCTGTTTGGAACTCGATAAATTATTGCTCGAGATCGGATAA
- a CDS encoding ArsR/SmtB family transcription factor: MVNLDNTFAALADSTRRAILMRLAKGETTVTELAKPFNMSQPAISRHLRVLEQAGLISTSVRAQARPRRLETAPLKKATDWIEKYRLMWEKRYQALDGLLEELKTIQTIGDR; this comes from the coding sequence ATGGTAAACCTCGACAACACCTTTGCGGCCCTCGCCGACTCCACCCGCCGCGCAATACTCATGCGCCTCGCAAAAGGCGAAACGACGGTTACGGAACTCGCCAAACCCTTCAACATGAGCCAACCGGCCATTTCGCGGCACCTCAGGGTTTTGGAACAAGCCGGTCTTATCTCAACGTCGGTTCGTGCCCAGGCGCGTCCTCGCCGTCTTGAAACCGCACCGCTCAAAAAAGCAACGGACTGGATAGAGAAATACCGCTTAATGTGGGAGAAGCGATATCAAGCTCTTGATGGGCTTCTCGAAGAATTAAAAACGATACAAACAATAGGAGATCGATAA
- a CDS encoding phytoene desaturase family protein, with protein MNINQVGTEFDIIFIGSGMGSLCAASLLAQSYGKKILMLEKHSQPGGFTHEFQRKQGKYHWDVGIHYVGDMQEEGLCRKISDKITRKKVLWKRIAEPFEKLIFPSISFDIYGDPEKFKADLKDQFPEEAEAIDRYFKDIKKTSNLFGKSIMMRLVPPPLDSVAGLLGDSKIFTLKEYLDVNFRSQELKGILAAQWGDYGLPPSKVAFAMHATLVQHYLHGGYYPIGGAGKIFDAIEPILEESGGAVLSSVEVKEILIQDGKAIGVKAKALRGEGSERDFFAPVVVSCAGAYPTYTKLIPENHPISFRKSLKEFYNKEKMTTSICLYLGLSESPAKFGFKGENYWIFSSSDHDQNFSERNDWIGADGDIPNLYLSFPSLKNPEAKSHTMDVITFTDYEHFSAWKSEPWKRRGEEYKQLKEKITERILNTLDSRFPGIRNIVEYSELSTPITNEHFTSHPDGAIYGLACVPERYKKEECPWFNVRTPIEGLYLTGADAASPGVAGAMMGGLASALAITGNAELLKELRN; from the coding sequence ATGAATATCAATCAAGTTGGAACCGAATTCGATATAATATTTATAGGATCAGGAATGGGAAGCCTTTGTGCCGCAAGCCTATTGGCCCAGTCCTACGGAAAAAAAATTCTAATGCTTGAAAAACATTCCCAACCCGGGGGATTCACACATGAGTTTCAGAGAAAACAAGGGAAATATCATTGGGACGTAGGCATTCACTACGTCGGAGACATGCAGGAGGAAGGACTTTGTAGAAAAATTTCGGATAAGATCACCCGAAAAAAAGTTCTTTGGAAACGAATCGCGGAACCGTTCGAAAAATTGATTTTCCCTTCCATTTCTTTCGACATCTACGGAGATCCGGAGAAATTCAAGGCCGATCTGAAAGATCAATTCCCGGAGGAAGCCGAAGCGATCGATCGTTATTTTAAAGATATCAAAAAGACATCGAATCTATTTGGGAAATCGATTATGATGCGTCTTGTCCCTCCTCCTCTGGATTCCGTTGCCGGTCTTTTAGGAGATTCAAAAATTTTCACTCTGAAAGAATACTTGGACGTAAACTTTCGTAGCCAAGAACTAAAAGGAATTCTCGCCGCGCAATGGGGAGATTACGGCTTACCTCCGTCAAAAGTCGCCTTCGCGATGCACGCGACTCTCGTTCAACATTATCTACACGGAGGTTATTATCCGATCGGAGGAGCCGGGAAAATTTTCGACGCGATCGAACCGATTCTTGAAGAATCCGGAGGAGCGGTTCTTTCTTCAGTAGAAGTTAAAGAAATTCTAATACAAGACGGGAAGGCCATCGGAGTAAAGGCGAAGGCTCTTCGAGGTGAAGGATCGGAAAGGGATTTTTTCGCTCCGGTCGTCGTCTCCTGTGCGGGAGCGTATCCGACTTATACGAAGTTGATCCCTGAGAATCATCCGATCTCTTTTCGTAAAAGTCTAAAAGAATTTTATAATAAAGAAAAGATGACTACGAGCATCTGTCTCTATCTCGGTTTATCCGAAAGTCCTGCGAAGTTCGGTTTTAAAGGAGAGAATTATTGGATTTTTTCTTCGAGCGATCACGATCAAAATTTCTCGGAAAGAAACGATTGGATCGGCGCGGACGGGGATATCCCAAATCTATATCTTTCCTTTCCAAGTTTGAAAAACCCGGAAGCCAAAAGTCATACGATGGATGTGATCACGTTCACGGACTATGAACATTTTTCCGCTTGGAAATCGGAACCTTGGAAACGAAGAGGAGAAGAATACAAACAACTCAAGGAGAAAATCACGGAGCGAATCCTAAATACTTTAGATTCCCGTTTCCCGGGGATCAGAAATATCGTGGAGTATTCCGAACTCTCTACTCCGATCACGAACGAACATTTCACTTCGCATCCGGACGGAGCCATCTACGGTTTGGCTTGTGTTCCAGAACGATACAAAAAGGAAGAATGTCCTTGGTTTAACGTTCGAACTCCGATAGAAGGATTGTATCTTACGGGAGCCGATGCCGCTTCTCCCGGCGTCGCCGGGGCCATGATGGGAGGACTCGCTTCCGCACTTGCGATCACGGGTAATGCGGAACTTTTAAAGGAATTACGAAACTAA
- a CDS encoding TetR/AcrR family transcriptional regulator: MKNSPEKISYHHGDLKKALLDAALRILKDEGYKALSLRKAATYAGVSQSAPYRHYEDLESLYADIAEEGFRMLAERQRKLQVKYRKKPLLLFREAGVCYVEFALESPDLFRIMYGNQIESHSKYKSLVKTEDDSFRIIVEIIRDCQRSGVIQTEDAVSAATSAWTLVHGIAVLLAGKQVMFRSVDLKEARRITKELIHYLYNGMKSDTKPSKHSL, encoded by the coding sequence ATGAAAAATTCGCCGGAAAAAATTTCCTATCACCATGGGGATCTGAAAAAAGCGCTTTTGGATGCCGCTCTTCGTATTCTGAAGGATGAGGGTTATAAGGCTTTAAGTCTTCGAAAGGCGGCGACGTATGCGGGTGTAAGTCAATCCGCACCTTATCGCCACTATGAGGATTTGGAATCCTTGTATGCGGACATAGCAGAGGAAGGTTTTCGGATGCTCGCAGAACGCCAAAGAAAATTGCAGGTTAAGTATCGAAAAAAACCTCTTTTGCTCTTTCGAGAAGCTGGGGTTTGTTACGTTGAATTCGCTTTGGAGTCTCCGGATCTTTTTCGGATCATGTATGGGAATCAGATCGAGAGCCATTCTAAATATAAATCCTTGGTGAAGACGGAAGACGATTCCTTTCGGATCATCGTCGAGATCATTCGCGATTGCCAAAGAAGCGGAGTGATTCAGACCGAAGACGCGGTGAGTGCGGCGACTTCTGCTTGGACTCTGGTTCACGGAATTGCGGTTCTTTTGGCGGGAAAGCAGGTAATGTTTCGTTCCGTTGATTTGAAGGAGGCGAGAAGAATCACAAAAGAACTGATCCATTATCTTTATAACGGTATGAAGTCGGATACGAAGCCTTCCAAACATTCTCTTTGA
- a CDS encoding ArsR/SmtB family transcription factor — MPKEKPGADKVFKALADPNRRKVLDLLFANNGQTLSALCEHLDMQRQSASQHIDVLIDAVLVTVVWKGREKLHFINPVPIYEVYERWVKKFEQKRLRLLNDLKTQLEGENDEET, encoded by the coding sequence ATGCCCAAAGAAAAACCAGGGGCTGACAAAGTGTTTAAGGCGTTGGCAGATCCGAATCGTCGTAAAGTTCTCGATCTTCTTTTTGCGAACAACGGACAAACTCTTTCGGCTCTTTGCGAACATCTTGATATGCAGAGACAATCGGCGTCGCAACACATTGACGTTTTAATCGACGCGGTTCTCGTAACGGTGGTATGGAAAGGTCGAGAGAAACTTCACTTTATAAATCCCGTTCCGATTTACGAGGTCTATGAACGATGGGTAAAAAAATTTGAACAAAAGCGTTTACGACTTTTAAACGATCTGAAAACGCAACTCGAAGGAGAGAACGATGAAGAAACCTAG
- a CDS encoding SRPBCC family protein produces MKKPSFVYVTYIESTPEKVWRALIDTEITHQYWVDPFSDKPAHVNVSDWEPGSEWRHERVDEAKTIDIKGKVVESIPPRRLVLSWARPSEMEEESKHSRVTFDIEPYGKGLVRLIVTHEDLDDQMYAGISKGWPMVLSNLKTFLESGRALSQQTNTI; encoded by the coding sequence ATGAAGAAACCTAGTTTTGTTTATGTAACTTACATAGAGAGCACACCGGAGAAAGTTTGGCGCGCATTGATCGATACGGAGATAACGCATCAGTATTGGGTGGATCCGTTTTCCGATAAACCCGCGCATGTAAACGTTTCGGATTGGGAGCCCGGTTCGGAATGGAGGCACGAGCGTGTGGACGAAGCTAAGACGATCGATATAAAGGGAAAGGTTGTTGAAAGTATTCCGCCTCGTCGCCTCGTTCTTTCCTGGGCGAGACCGAGTGAAATGGAAGAAGAATCAAAACACTCTCGTGTGACCTTCGATATCGAACCCTATGGCAAAGGTTTGGTTCGTTTGATTGTGACCCACGAGGATCTGGATGATCAGATGTACGCAGGAATATCCAAGGGTTGGCCGATGGTTCTTTCAAATCTAAAAACTTTTCTGGAATCCGGCCGGGCTTTATCACAACAGACAAACACGATCTAG
- a CDS encoding GFA family protein: MDQTYSGGCACGDIRYNISDEPIFMNDCQCRDCQRMSGTGHGSYLTFPSKTKVNLFGEATRFDMLGDSGNKKTGGFCPRCGSPVYLTFEAMPELFTVHAGSLDDPSRFKPQVVTYASRGYSWDHLDPSLPKFEKMPSA, encoded by the coding sequence ATGGATCAGACTTATTCCGGCGGTTGTGCTTGCGGCGATATTCGTTACAACATTTCCGATGAACCGATTTTTATGAATGATTGTCAGTGCCGTGATTGTCAACGTATGAGCGGAACCGGTCATGGATCGTATCTAACGTTTCCGTCTAAGACGAAAGTAAATCTGTTCGGGGAAGCGACTCGCTTTGATATGCTTGGAGATAGCGGGAATAAAAAGACCGGAGGATTCTGCCCCAGATGTGGCTCTCCAGTGTATCTAACGTTTGAAGCGATGCCCGAACTATTTACGGTACACGCGGGAAGTCTTGACGATCCAAGTCGGTTTAAACCGCAGGTTGTGACTTACGCCTCGCGCGGTTATTCTTGGGACCACCTCGATCCGTCATTGCCCAAATTTGAAAAGATGCCTTCGGCATAA
- a CDS encoding VOC family protein gives MKLKRMDNVSIVVEDLAATIALFAELGLELEGQTRVEGTWADHIVGLKGMQVDIAMMRTPDGHSRLELAKFIRPEAIIPEPKNPSANTLGIRRIMFAVEDLNEVLIRLQKHGVQLVGKVEQFENSYLLCYLRSPEGFLIALAEELA, from the coding sequence ATGAAACTAAAACGAATGGACAACGTGAGTATCGTTGTCGAAGACCTGGCGGCTACGATCGCCCTTTTTGCGGAACTTGGTCTTGAGCTGGAAGGACAAACGCGGGTCGAGGGAACTTGGGCGGACCATATAGTAGGGCTAAAAGGAATGCAAGTCGATATCGCTATGATGCGTACTCCGGACGGTCACAGTCGATTGGAGCTGGCAAAGTTCATTCGACCGGAGGCGATCATACCAGAGCCGAAGAATCCGTCCGCGAACACGTTAGGAATTCGTCGAATCATGTTTGCCGTCGAAGACCTTAACGAAGTTCTGATCCGCCTTCAAAAACACGGCGTCCAACTCGTCGGCAAGGTGGAACAATTTGAGAATAGTTATCTACTCTGCTACCTTCGGTCCCCAGAAGGTTTTCTCATCGCGCTCGCCGAGGAGCTCGCGTAA
- a CDS encoding DUF2200 domain-containing protein: protein MVKKEKQGSRSSQEKPKIFTTSFASVYPLYIQKAERKGRTKEEVDTIICWLTGYVGKELKKQIEKGVSFEEFFDQAPQMNQNVTLIKGMICGYRVEEIEDDLMRKIRYLDKLIDELAKGKSMEKILRGSNP, encoded by the coding sequence ATGGTGAAAAAGGAAAAACAAGGATCGAGATCCTCACAAGAGAAACCAAAGATATTTACGACTTCATTTGCCAGCGTTTATCCTCTTTATATTCAAAAAGCGGAAAGAAAGGGACGAACGAAAGAAGAGGTAGATACGATCATTTGCTGGTTAACGGGTTACGTGGGAAAAGAACTTAAAAAACAAATCGAGAAGGGAGTGAGTTTTGAAGAATTTTTCGATCAGGCTCCTCAAATGAATCAGAATGTGACACTCATCAAGGGGATGATCTGCGGATATCGGGTGGAAGAGATCGAAGACGATCTTATGCGTAAGATTCGTTACCTGGATAAGTTGATTGACGAATTGGCAAAAGGGAAGTCGATGGAAAAGATACTGAGAGGTTCGAATCCGTAA
- a CDS encoding TetR/AcrR family transcriptional regulator, whose amino-acid sequence MGLRELKKQQTRKAISDMATKLFIERGYHEVTTAEIAKLANVSVPTLFNYFSNKESLVFDEDVEREERLIEAVVSRKKGISILDSLLEFGLKNPAFNPANRKLVRDFRKLIKSTPELSIYERQIMMRYENSLAKVLRKEAKNKLGEVEAASIAHFISDAFYRASDSPHPRVTLETLFKILKNGWSE is encoded by the coding sequence ATGGGACTAAGAGAACTTAAAAAGCAACAGACTCGCAAGGCCATTTCCGATATGGCGACCAAACTCTTCATTGAACGTGGCTATCACGAGGTTACCACCGCGGAAATCGCAAAACTAGCCAACGTTTCCGTGCCGACGTTGTTCAACTATTTTTCAAATAAAGAATCTCTTGTTTTTGACGAGGACGTCGAGAGAGAGGAACGACTGATTGAAGCAGTCGTCTCTCGAAAAAAAGGAATTTCCATTCTGGATTCTCTTCTTGAGTTCGGATTAAAGAATCCCGCGTTCAATCCGGCAAATCGAAAACTTGTTCGTGATTTTAGAAAACTGATCAAATCTACGCCGGAGCTTTCTATCTATGAAAGACAAATCATGATGCGGTATGAGAACTCTCTTGCAAAGGTTCTTCGAAAAGAGGCTAAGAACAAATTAGGCGAGGTGGAAGCCGCGTCCATCGCACACTTCATTTCCGATGCATTCTACAGGGCGAGCGATTCTCCACATCCTCGAGTCACACTGGAAACACTCTTTAAGATTCTAAAGAACGGATGGTCCGAATAA